One window of Tenacibaculum maritimum NCIMB 2154 genomic DNA carries:
- a CDS encoding AAA family ATPase codes for MQQKIVLIGGPGTGKSSVLEELIRRGYHCMPEISREVTLKAQKEGIDQLFLTQPLLFSQLLLEGREEQFLEAHKSEEKFIFFDRGIPDVHAYMNYLNTEYPPIYIEKSNQHLYNKVFMLAPWKAIYTSDNERYETFEQALKIDIFLRKAYQEIGYKIIEVPFGSIQERTNYILDSLKNNL; via the coding sequence ATGCAACAAAAAATAGTACTTATCGGTGGACCAGGAACAGGTAAATCTTCTGTTTTAGAAGAATTGATACGAAGAGGTTACCATTGTATGCCTGAAATATCAAGGGAAGTTACCTTAAAAGCTCAAAAAGAAGGGATTGATCAATTATTTCTAACACAACCGCTTCTTTTTAGCCAATTATTATTAGAAGGTAGAGAAGAACAATTTTTAGAAGCTCATAAAAGCGAGGAAAAATTTATCTTTTTTGATAGGGGAATTCCAGATGTTCATGCTTATATGAATTACTTAAATACTGAGTACCCTCCTATTTATATTGAAAAAAGCAATCAACATTTGTATAATAAAGTTTTTATGTTAGCTCCTTGGAAAGCCATATATACTTCTGACAATGAGCGCTACGAAACTTTTGAACAGGCATTGAAAATTGATATATTTCTTCGAAAAGCTTACCAAGAAATTGGCTATAAAATCATAGAGGTTCCTTTTGGATCTATACAAGAACGTACAAATTACATTTTAGATTCGTTGAAAAACAATCTATGA
- a CDS encoding DUF493 family protein has product MSDKEAFYKKLKTQLDDTTKFPADYMYKFIVPTDENQVEEVQSLFDKGGAVIKTKKSKTGKYVSVSIVLKLKSSDEVISYYRHAEKIKGIISL; this is encoded by the coding sequence ATGTCAGATAAAGAAGCATTTTACAAGAAATTAAAAACTCAGTTAGACGATACAACGAAATTTCCAGCGGATTATATGTACAAGTTTATTGTTCCAACGGATGAAAACCAAGTAGAAGAAGTACAAAGTTTGTTTGATAAGGGAGGTGCAGTGATTAAAACAAAAAAATCGAAGACCGGAAAATATGTAAGTGTATCAATAGTATTGAAATTGAAAAGTTCTGATGAAGTAATTTCATATTATAGACATGCAGAAAAGATAAAAGGGATTATTTCACTATAA
- a CDS encoding peptidylprolyl isomerase has product MRFYLFLISLFTISTILGQEEVLFTINETPITIAEFKRVYEKNLDLVQDSKAKDIDGYLELYINFKLKVQEAYKLKLDEAETYKRELESYKKQLMLPYLQDPQKIAELVKEAYYRTKNEVKASHIVLSFPKGMKEKDTLSLYRKIEEVRNRVLKGEAFEKIALEVSDDPSVKRNLGNLGYFSAFKMVYPFETAAFNTEKGALSKPFKTRFGYHILKVHDKKPSEGEVEVAHIFVEDKSIVGKSKLDSVYQELKRGEAFDVLAKKYSQDRKSAVRGGRLAKFGRGTMVEKFERVAYEIPKEGGYSEPFKTKYGWHIIQLIKKYPIASFEELKGDLEEKIKKGNRGKLSDKSLLNKLKKSYKITVNKEALALFEKSDRRTFPKDSMQEILLSINEKRISQEDFSSYIKIRKYKGISVLLKEFVNQEILKYFKENLVHTAPEYRNTLNEYKEGLLLFDLMKSKIWDASAKDTLGLKKYFLAHKPKYAPKKLRQIRGIVMSDYQKYLEEEWVKGLKQKNVINVRRKQLKKLKKEYNQ; this is encoded by the coding sequence ATGAGATTTTATTTATTTTTAATAAGCCTTTTTACTATTTCAACAATTTTAGGCCAAGAAGAGGTGTTGTTTACCATCAATGAAACGCCAATCACAATTGCTGAATTTAAGCGTGTTTATGAAAAAAATTTAGATTTAGTACAAGATAGTAAAGCAAAAGATATAGATGGTTATCTAGAATTGTATATCAACTTCAAATTAAAGGTTCAAGAGGCTTATAAATTAAAGCTAGATGAAGCTGAAACGTACAAGAGAGAACTTGAAAGTTATAAAAAACAACTAATGTTGCCATATTTACAAGATCCTCAAAAAATAGCAGAATTAGTGAAAGAAGCTTATTACAGAACAAAGAATGAAGTAAAGGCAAGCCATATTGTATTGAGTTTTCCTAAGGGAATGAAAGAAAAAGATACATTGTCATTATATAGAAAGATAGAAGAAGTACGTAATAGAGTTTTAAAAGGAGAGGCTTTTGAAAAAATAGCTTTAGAAGTATCTGACGATCCCTCTGTGAAAAGAAATTTAGGAAATTTGGGGTACTTTTCAGCTTTTAAGATGGTGTATCCTTTTGAAACAGCTGCATTTAATACGGAGAAAGGAGCGCTATCAAAGCCTTTTAAAACTCGTTTTGGATACCATATTTTAAAGGTGCATGATAAGAAACCGTCGGAAGGAGAAGTTGAAGTAGCGCACATTTTTGTAGAAGATAAAAGTATCGTAGGGAAATCAAAATTAGACAGTGTTTATCAAGAGTTAAAGAGAGGAGAAGCTTTTGATGTGTTGGCAAAGAAATATTCTCAAGACAGAAAATCGGCAGTAAGAGGAGGGCGATTAGCTAAATTTGGTAGAGGAACAATGGTTGAAAAGTTTGAAAGAGTAGCATATGAAATACCAAAGGAAGGAGGGTATAGTGAGCCTTTTAAAACCAAATATGGATGGCATATTATCCAATTAATAAAAAAATATCCAATAGCTTCTTTTGAAGAATTGAAAGGAGATTTAGAAGAAAAAATTAAAAAAGGTAACAGAGGTAAATTGTCAGATAAGTCGCTTTTAAATAAATTAAAAAAGAGTTATAAGATAACAGTTAATAAAGAAGCGCTAGCGCTTTTCGAAAAATCAGATAGAAGAACTTTTCCAAAAGACAGCATGCAAGAGATTTTACTGAGTATCAATGAAAAAAGAATCAGCCAAGAAGATTTCTCATCTTATATAAAGATTAGAAAATATAAAGGAATTTCCGTGTTGTTGAAAGAATTTGTAAACCAAGAAATTTTAAAATATTTTAAAGAAAATTTAGTACATACAGCTCCTGAATATAGAAACACATTAAACGAATATAAAGAGGGATTATTGTTATTTGATTTAATGAAAAGCAAAATATGGGATGCTTCCGCAAAAGATACTCTTGGGTTAAAAAAATACTTTTTAGCTCATAAACCTAAGTATGCTCCTAAGAAATTAAGACAAATTAGAGGAATAGTTATGAGTGATTATCAAAAATACTTAGAAGAGGAATGGGTCAAAGGGTTGAAGCAAAAAAATGTTATTAATGTAAGAAGAAAGCAATTAAAAAAACTTAAAAAAGAGTATAATCAATAA
- a CDS encoding peptidylprolyl isomerase, translated as MMQFKTNILRNISLFTTLLLGGLTIINAQQEKIDGVAVVVGKNIVLDSDIDKFKQEIALRSEGKVKISDCDMLEQLMEQKLLAHHAVIDSVVVTDADIKDRVNRSLQFFTQEYGTIDKVVAAYGFNDVEDLKKELSKVQKENLQIEREQAKITEKINVTPEEVRVYFNGLKDKDELPEFPAEIELAQIVLHAEPTKEENERVINKLKQIKKDIEENGASFKLKAIINSDDPGVAQNGGQYTITKDSPFIKEFKEVAFSLDKNQISEPFKSLFGYHIIQLHEIKGNQRIASHILMQPEISDEKLAKTKKDIEKVRKDILEGRITFEEAVKKYSEDKETKNSRGLIVNPYTGESTFDLTRMDPALYGRVNDLKKGEITEPFYDETRGGEKMYKIILMKDRTNTHKADLVEDYVKVQQLALQKKKEETIAKWSKEKINDTYIKLNAEYKKCTFKKDWKKEDK; from the coding sequence ATGATGCAATTCAAAACAAACATTTTAAGGAATATTAGTCTGTTTACCACCTTGTTGCTAGGAGGTTTAACAATTATAAATGCGCAACAAGAAAAGATAGATGGAGTAGCGGTAGTTGTAGGAAAAAATATTGTATTAGATTCTGATATAGATAAATTTAAACAAGAAATAGCGCTTCGTAGTGAAGGAAAAGTAAAAATATCTGACTGCGATATGTTAGAGCAGTTAATGGAGCAAAAGTTATTGGCACATCATGCTGTAATTGATAGTGTGGTGGTAACAGATGCTGATATTAAAGATCGTGTGAATAGAAGTTTACAATTTTTTACTCAAGAATATGGTACTATTGACAAGGTAGTTGCGGCTTATGGTTTTAATGATGTTGAAGATTTAAAGAAAGAACTATCTAAGGTTCAAAAAGAAAATTTACAAATAGAGAGAGAACAAGCTAAGATCACTGAAAAAATAAATGTAACACCAGAAGAAGTACGTGTATATTTCAACGGATTAAAAGATAAAGATGAATTGCCAGAATTTCCGGCAGAAATTGAACTAGCGCAAATAGTATTACATGCAGAGCCTACTAAAGAAGAAAATGAGCGAGTAATAAATAAACTGAAGCAAATTAAGAAGGATATTGAAGAAAATGGCGCTAGCTTTAAGTTAAAAGCTATTATTAATTCAGATGATCCGGGGGTAGCTCAAAATGGAGGGCAATACACAATAACTAAAGATAGTCCTTTTATAAAAGAGTTTAAAGAAGTTGCTTTTTCTTTAGATAAAAATCAAATATCAGAACCATTTAAATCTTTATTTGGATACCATATTATTCAATTGCATGAAATTAAGGGGAACCAAAGAATAGCATCTCATATTTTAATGCAACCTGAAATTTCTGACGAGAAATTAGCTAAAACTAAAAAAGATATAGAAAAAGTAAGAAAAGATATTTTAGAAGGAAGAATTACGTTTGAAGAAGCGGTTAAAAAATACTCTGAAGATAAAGAAACTAAAAATAGTAGAGGTTTGATTGTAAATCCTTATACGGGAGAATCTACATTTGATTTAACGCGTATGGATCCTGCTTTATATGGTAGGGTAAATGATTTGAAAAAAGGAGAAATTACAGAGCCTTTTTACGACGAAACTCGTGGAGGGGAAAAAATGTATAAAATCATCTTAATGAAAGATCGTACCAATACACATAAAGCAGATTTGGTAGAAGATTATGTTAAGGTACAACAATTGGCTTTACAGAAGAAAAAAGAAGAAACAATAGCCAAATGGTCTAAAGAAAAAATTAATGATACCTATATTAAATTAAATGCAGAATATAAAAAGTGTACCTTTAAAAAAGATTGGAAAAAAGAAGATAAATAA
- a CDS encoding AAA family ATPase codes for MSDVAAVNNLVEKYKALKKEIGKVIIGQENAVNFTLLSVFCGGHSLLIGVPGLAKTLLVNTVSDVLGLDFKRIQFTPDLMPSDILGSEILDEKRQFKFIKGPIFSNIILADEINRTPPKTQAALLEAMQERSVTVAGNHYKLELPFFVLATQNPIEQEGTYPLPEAQLDRFMFSINLEYPTFEEEVAVVKNTTSMANEKLKALFSGSEIIAIQNLVRKVPVADNVVEYAVKLVGKTRPNGVGATEFVKNYIDWGAGPRASQNLVLGAKAHALVNGKYSPDIEDVQAVAVPILSHRVVKNYKAEAEGITIKEIITSLF; via the coding sequence ATGTCAGACGTAGCAGCCGTAAATAACCTAGTTGAAAAATACAAAGCGCTAAAAAAAGAAATAGGAAAAGTAATTATAGGTCAAGAAAATGCCGTAAACTTTACATTATTGTCTGTTTTTTGCGGAGGGCATTCTTTATTGATAGGAGTACCTGGTTTGGCAAAAACGTTGTTGGTAAATACCGTTTCTGATGTTTTGGGATTGGATTTTAAAAGAATTCAATTTACACCAGATTTAATGCCTTCAGATATTTTAGGAAGCGAAATACTGGATGAAAAACGTCAGTTTAAGTTTATTAAAGGTCCTATATTTTCAAATATCATTCTTGCTGATGAAATTAATCGTACGCCGCCAAAAACGCAAGCAGCTTTGCTGGAAGCAATGCAAGAACGTTCTGTAACTGTAGCAGGAAATCATTATAAGTTAGAGTTACCTTTTTTCGTTTTAGCAACTCAAAACCCGATAGAACAAGAAGGAACGTATCCGTTACCGGAGGCTCAATTAGACCGATTTATGTTTTCTATTAATTTAGAATATCCAACTTTTGAAGAAGAGGTAGCAGTTGTAAAAAATACAACGTCTATGGCAAATGAAAAGTTGAAAGCATTATTTTCAGGTAGTGAAATTATAGCAATTCAAAATTTAGTGCGTAAGGTTCCTGTGGCTGATAATGTAGTAGAGTATGCTGTAAAATTGGTAGGGAAAACAAGGCCTAATGGAGTAGGAGCTACTGAATTTGTTAAAAATTACATTGATTGGGGAGCTGGCCCTAGAGCTTCTCAAAATTTAGTTTTAGGAGCTAAGGCTCATGCCTTGGTAAATGGGAAATATTCACCTGATATCGAAGACGTGCAAGCAGTTGCTGTTCCTATCCTTTCTCACAGAGTAGTTAAAAATTATAAGGCAGAAGCAGAAGGAATTACGATTAAAGAAATTATAACATCATTATTTTAA
- the htpG gene encoding molecular chaperone HtpG → MSKGNINVSVENIFPLIKKFLYSDHEIFLRELISNGTDATTKLKHLISIGEAKTTLGDAKIEIRIDKDAKTLTIKDQGIGMTADEVEKYINQIAFSGAEEFLEKYKDDKNETGVIGHFGLGFYSAFMVADKVELITKSFKDEPAAHWTCDGSPEYTLTAHDKSDRGTEIILHIADDSTEFLEASKIKGLLTKYNRFNQVPIKFGTKKINDPDFTPKTIKGEDGKETTEPHKQIEVDDIINNTNPAWTKKPADLEAEDYTNFYRELYPMQFEESLFHIHLNVDYPFNLTGILFFPKLTQNLDMQKDKIQLYQNQVFVTDNVEGIVPDFLQMLKGVIDSPDIPLNVSRSYLQADGAVKKISGYITKKVADKLSSLFKKDREDFEKKWNDIKVIIEYGMLSEDKFFDKAKKFALYPTVDDSFYTFDELIEKTKDTQTDKDGKHIILYAANKDAQHSYIQDAKDKGYEVLLLDSPIVSHLMQKLETSGDSKVQFTRVDADFIDNLIKKEDTVISKLSDEEKDTLKPIIESAVPSQTYTVQLEAMDSASSPFIITVPEFMRRMKEMQASGGGGMMGMGNFPEMYNLVVNTNHPLVSEILNANEEDQKRLTKQAFDLAKLSQNLLHGEELTNFIKRSYELIK, encoded by the coding sequence ATGAGCAAAGGAAACATCAATGTATCTGTTGAAAATATATTTCCACTGATTAAAAAATTTTTATATTCAGATCATGAGATTTTTTTACGTGAATTAATTTCTAATGGTACAGATGCTACTACAAAATTAAAACACTTAATTTCTATCGGTGAAGCCAAAACAACATTAGGAGATGCTAAAATTGAAATCCGTATTGATAAAGACGCTAAAACGTTAACAATAAAGGATCAAGGGATAGGAATGACTGCTGATGAAGTTGAGAAGTATATTAATCAAATTGCTTTTTCTGGTGCTGAAGAATTTCTAGAAAAATATAAAGATGATAAAAATGAAACAGGAGTTATTGGTCATTTTGGATTAGGTTTTTATTCTGCTTTTATGGTTGCTGATAAGGTTGAGTTAATCACTAAATCTTTTAAAGATGAACCTGCAGCACATTGGACCTGTGATGGATCTCCTGAATATACACTAACAGCACACGATAAATCTGATAGAGGTACTGAAATTATTCTTCATATAGCTGATGATTCTACCGAATTTTTAGAAGCTTCTAAAATTAAAGGTTTATTAACCAAATACAATCGCTTTAACCAGGTTCCTATTAAATTTGGAACAAAGAAGATAAACGATCCTGATTTCACTCCTAAAACAATTAAGGGAGAAGATGGAAAAGAAACTACTGAACCTCATAAGCAAATAGAAGTTGATGATATTATCAATAACACGAATCCTGCTTGGACTAAAAAGCCAGCAGACTTAGAGGCTGAAGATTATACAAATTTCTATAGAGAATTATATCCTATGCAATTTGAAGAGTCTTTATTTCATATTCACTTAAATGTAGATTACCCATTTAATTTAACAGGTATTTTATTCTTTCCTAAATTGACTCAAAATTTAGATATGCAAAAGGATAAGATTCAATTGTACCAAAACCAGGTATTTGTAACGGATAATGTAGAAGGTATCGTTCCTGACTTCTTACAAATGTTAAAAGGTGTTATTGATTCTCCTGATATTCCTCTAAACGTTTCTCGTTCATACCTACAAGCAGATGGCGCCGTAAAGAAAATTTCTGGATATATCACTAAAAAGGTAGCAGATAAGCTAAGCTCTTTGTTTAAAAAAGATCGTGAAGATTTTGAAAAAAAATGGAATGATATTAAAGTAATTATTGAGTATGGAATGTTATCGGAAGATAAATTCTTCGATAAAGCCAAAAAGTTTGCTTTGTATCCAACTGTAGATGACTCTTTTTATACTTTCGATGAACTTATCGAAAAAACAAAAGATACACAAACAGATAAAGATGGAAAACATATCATTTTATATGCTGCTAATAAAGATGCTCAACATAGCTATATCCAAGATGCTAAAGACAAAGGTTATGAAGTTTTACTATTAGATTCTCCAATAGTTTCTCACTTAATGCAAAAACTAGAAACTTCAGGAGATAGTAAAGTACAATTTACACGTGTAGATGCTGACTTTATAGATAATCTAATCAAGAAAGAGGATACTGTAATTTCTAAATTATCTGACGAAGAAAAAGATACGTTAAAACCTATTATAGAAAGTGCAGTGCCTAGTCAAACATACACTGTTCAATTAGAGGCAATGGATTCTGCCAGCTCTCCTTTCATTATTACTGTACCTGAATTTATGAGAAGAATGAAAGAGATGCAAGCTTCTGGAGGTGGAGGAATGATGGGAATGGGCAATTTCCCTGAAATGTATAACCTTGTTGTTAACACCAATCACCCTTTAGTTTCTGAAATACTAAACGCTAACGAAGAAGATCAAAAGCGCTTAACAAAACAAGCCTTTGATTTAGCAAAGCTTTCTCAAAACTTATTACATGGTGAAGAGCTGACTAACTTTATCAAACGTAGCTACGAATTGATTAAGTAA
- a CDS encoding 3-oxoacyl-ACP synthase III family protein translates to MYNSKITGLGYYVPENVVTNDDLKQWMDTSDEWIQERTGIKERRWIDPKTSDDTTSVMGAKAAKIAIERAGLTKDDIDFIIFATLSPELYFPGGGVQIQDMLDMPTIGALDIRNQCSGFIYSLSVADQFIKTGMYKNILVIGAENHSGGLDRSTRGRGVTVIFGDGAGAAVLSRTEEEGKGILSSHLHSEGKYADKLILEGPSTSRWVPEILEANDADDVSYYPHMDGQFVFKHAISRFSETIMEGLQANDLKKEDIDMLIPHQANLRIAQFIQKKFQLRDDKVYNNIMKYGNTTAASVIIALTEAWELGKIKDNDLVVLAAFGSGFTWGSVVIRW, encoded by the coding sequence ATGTATAATTCAAAAATTACAGGTTTAGGTTATTACGTTCCTGAAAACGTAGTAACTAATGACGATCTAAAGCAGTGGATGGATACAAGTGATGAATGGATTCAAGAAAGAACTGGTATTAAAGAACGTCGCTGGATTGATCCTAAAACAAGTGATGATACCACTTCTGTAATGGGGGCAAAGGCAGCCAAAATAGCTATAGAAAGAGCAGGATTGACAAAAGATGATATTGATTTTATAATTTTTGCTACGTTAAGCCCTGAATTATATTTTCCTGGGGGAGGAGTACAAATCCAAGATATGCTTGATATGCCAACTATTGGTGCATTGGATATACGTAACCAATGTTCAGGATTTATTTATTCATTATCTGTAGCTGACCAGTTTATAAAAACAGGAATGTATAAAAATATTTTGGTAATTGGTGCAGAAAACCATTCAGGAGGTTTAGACCGTTCCACTCGTGGAAGAGGAGTTACCGTAATTTTTGGAGATGGCGCAGGGGCAGCAGTACTTTCTAGAACGGAAGAGGAAGGAAAAGGGATATTATCATCACATTTACATTCAGAAGGAAAATATGCCGATAAACTAATTTTAGAAGGACCTTCAACAAGTAGATGGGTACCAGAAATATTAGAAGCAAATGATGCAGATGACGTATCTTATTATCCGCACATGGATGGTCAGTTTGTTTTTAAACATGCTATTAGCCGTTTTTCTGAAACGATAATGGAAGGGCTTCAAGCAAATGATTTGAAAAAGGAAGATATTGATATGCTAATTCCTCATCAAGCTAATTTGAGAATTGCTCAGTTTATTCAGAAAAAGTTTCAGTTGCGTGATGACAAAGTATATAATAATATAATGAAGTATGGAAATACAACAGCGGCTTCTGTTATTATTGCTTTGACGGAGGCTTGGGAGTTAGGTAAGATTAAAGATAATGATTTAGTAGTACTAGCTGCTTTTGGTAGTGGGTTTACTTGGGGATCAGTAGTGATTCGTTGGTAA
- a CDS encoding outer membrane beta-barrel family protein, producing the protein MKKLFFMILICYSYSVFSQQGSISGSIIDAKTKIPLSYVNIICKEKNNIINGGITNEKGNFTIKKLPLKNISLEIQFIGYLPIYKNVLLSKENSHFDLGTINLEENATALDEIEIRAETTTITQKIDKKVVAIGKDLTAAGTNSFEMLQTIPSIGIDYLNNEVTFKGSSNVRILVNGKPSNLNSSELLKSIPSINIKTVELISNPSAKYNPEGMSGIINIILKKNIEIGFNGTITTGIEHSKNTRPNGALNLNYRAGIFNFYTNYALDFGSSETDYILNRKDKKVHQLLDHLNEYTDHNLKIGADIYLDKKNTFSIYSSQYFSNSDFYTDGYIYENTVLKLRTPNLSRYNSSESAYNLDYKLDLDENGHHLEVELNYSTNKNPEKAINKEVISPDSKLYNYTSNITDDRNTWLMNLDYIKPFKKGKLELGLEARIHNTFNEIITDQEITTFQNPSTPKGNTKFNYDRSIYSAYINYNGKFNKFSFQSGLRMEQFNVTGNFSNTRQINSQLYSDNIFNIYPSFYFNYSPSNKHDFQLSYSRRVDRPGIQQVTPIQEFTSPYIISVGNQELAPQYSNSFELNYTRNFKGGYFTFNGFFREISDQIGRNIILDEFNKDIQYISHQNYNQSNSYGLEAYLSLKPTKWWSFSPSFDLYVQDRFGILNTQKIAIENTVFKGTIVNRFKISKRLKLQLIGLYKSKSEGIQFTVDPFYLVNISAKLAVLNNKGNITFRATDIFNTLDYTFSSNSPFPQEGFYILEQDAIYFGFSYHFGSGKSKKRNRKKRAKNETRGGIL; encoded by the coding sequence ATGAAGAAGCTTTTCTTTATGATTCTTATTTGCTACAGTTATTCTGTATTTTCTCAACAAGGGAGTATCAGCGGTTCTATAATAGACGCTAAAACTAAAATTCCACTATCTTACGTCAATATTATTTGTAAAGAAAAAAATAATATTATCAATGGAGGTATTACCAATGAAAAAGGAAACTTTACCATTAAAAAGCTTCCTTTAAAAAATATTTCCTTAGAAATACAATTCATTGGCTACCTCCCTATTTATAAAAATGTTTTACTATCTAAAGAAAACTCACATTTTGATCTCGGTACAATTAATTTAGAAGAAAATGCTACAGCTTTAGATGAAATTGAAATACGAGCAGAAACAACTACAATAACTCAAAAAATTGATAAAAAAGTAGTAGCTATAGGAAAAGACTTGACAGCGGCAGGAACCAACTCTTTTGAAATGCTCCAAACGATACCCTCTATCGGTATTGATTATCTTAATAACGAAGTTACATTTAAAGGAAGTAGTAATGTTCGTATTCTTGTCAACGGAAAGCCTTCGAATTTAAATTCCTCTGAGCTTTTAAAATCAATTCCATCCATCAACATAAAAACTGTAGAGTTAATATCAAACCCTTCTGCTAAATACAATCCAGAAGGAATGAGTGGAATCATTAATATTATTTTAAAGAAAAATATAGAAATCGGATTTAACGGTACTATTACCACTGGAATAGAGCACAGTAAAAACACCCGACCTAATGGTGCTTTAAATTTAAATTACAGAGCTGGAATTTTTAATTTTTATACAAACTATGCTCTAGACTTTGGTAGCTCTGAAACTGATTATATTCTGAATAGAAAAGACAAAAAAGTGCATCAATTGTTAGATCACCTTAATGAATATACGGATCATAATCTTAAGATTGGCGCAGATATCTATCTTGACAAAAAAAACACTTTTTCAATATATAGCTCTCAATATTTTAGCAATTCGGATTTTTATACTGATGGTTATATTTATGAAAACACCGTCTTAAAATTGCGTACTCCTAACCTCTCTAGATATAACTCGTCTGAAAGTGCTTATAACCTAGATTATAAACTTGACTTAGATGAAAACGGGCATCACTTAGAAGTTGAATTAAATTACTCTACCAACAAAAACCCTGAAAAAGCCATCAACAAGGAAGTCATTTCACCTGATTCAAAATTGTATAATTATACAAGTAACATTACAGATGATCGGAATACTTGGTTAATGAATCTTGATTATATAAAACCTTTCAAAAAAGGAAAATTAGAACTAGGGTTAGAAGCCAGAATACACAATACTTTTAATGAAATAATTACAGATCAAGAAATTACTACTTTTCAAAATCCTTCAACTCCAAAGGGAAATACTAAATTTAACTATGACAGAAGCATATACTCTGCTTACATTAATTATAACGGTAAGTTTAATAAATTTTCTTTTCAGTCAGGTCTTAGAATGGAACAATTTAATGTTACAGGTAATTTTTCAAATACACGACAAATAAATTCGCAATTATACTCCGATAATATTTTTAATATTTACCCTTCTTTTTATTTTAACTACTCTCCTTCTAACAAGCATGATTTCCAGTTATCATATAGTAGAAGAGTGGATAGACCAGGAATACAACAAGTTACTCCAATACAAGAATTTACATCTCCTTATATTATTTCCGTTGGAAATCAAGAATTAGCACCTCAATATTCAAATTCTTTTGAACTGAACTATACTCGAAATTTTAAAGGAGGATATTTTACTTTTAACGGCTTTTTTAGAGAAATTTCAGATCAAATAGGTAGGAACATCATACTAGACGAGTTTAATAAGGACATACAATATATATCTCATCAAAACTACAACCAATCTAATAGCTATGGATTAGAAGCTTACCTTTCCTTAAAACCAACAAAATGGTGGTCATTCTCACCTAGCTTCGATCTATATGTTCAAGACAGATTCGGGATATTAAACACTCAAAAAATAGCTATTGAAAATACAGTTTTTAAAGGTACTATTGTAAATCGTTTTAAAATTTCTAAAAGATTAAAATTACAACTAATCGGTTTGTATAAGAGTAAATCTGAAGGAATACAGTTTACAGTAGATCCTTTTTATTTGGTCAATATTTCTGCCAAGTTAGCAGTTTTAAATAATAAAGGAAACATTACATTTAGAGCCACCGATATTTTCAATACTCTAGATTATACCTTTTCTTCCAACTCACCTTTTCCTCAAGAAGGGTTCTATATTTTAGAACAGGATGCCATTTACTTCGGATTTTCATACCACTTTGGCAGTGGCAAGTCTAAAAAAAGAAATCGCAAAAAAAGAGCTAAAAATGAAACTCGTGGAGGAATACTATAA